AACTGAGCTAATCACCCTAAAAATCATGATACCTTATGCTATCTTTATTTATATAAATAAGTCAATATATTTTTAATAAAAAATTTAAAAAATATTTTATTACATATATAATATATTTTATCGCTTATAATAAAATATATAATATAATGAAAATTAGAACTCGTTTCGCACCAAGTCCAAGTGGTTATTTGCACATAGGTAATATCCGTACTGCATTATATTCTTGGTTATTTGCAAAAAAAAATCATGGTAATTTTATTTTACGTATCGAAGATACTGATAAAACAAAAGTAAAAGACCATTATATTAAAAATATCATATCAAGTTTAACATGGTTAAACATTGATTGGGATGAAGGACCTTATTTACAAAGTAAAAATTTAAATAAATATCATAATATTATTAATAATATGATACAACAAGGAACAGCCTATAAATGTTATTGTACAAAACAAATGTTAAACAAAGATAAAGAACAACAAAAAAAATTAGGAATTAAAACAAAATATAATGGCAGATGTCGTAATATAAATAAAACATATGATCATATACCCTATGTAGTTAGATTTCGTACTCCTACAACAGGTTATGTAAAATTTAAAGATATTATAAGAGGCAATATTATTATTAATAATATTGAGTTAGATGATTTTATTATTCAACGTACTGACAAAACACCAACATATAATTTTTGTGTAGTTATAGATGATCTAGATATGTGTATTACACATGTAATTAGAGGCGAAGAACATATTAATAATACTCCTAAACAAATTAATATTATAAAATCTTTAAAAAGAGAAATACCATACTATGCACATGTTTCTATTATTACTAATCAATATGGTGAGAAATTTTCTAAAAAAAATCATGATACTAATATTCTACAATATCAAAAAGACGGTTATTTACCACAAGCATTATTAAATTATATTTTAAAATTAGGATGGTCATATGGTGATCAAGAAATTTTTTCTATAACAGAAATGAAGCAATTATTTTGTTTAAGTAATTTAAATAAATCACCAAGTATTTTTAGTATTAATAAATTGAATTGGTTTAATAAATATTACCTGAATCATTTATCAAAAGATTATATAGTTCCTTACTTAAATAATTTTTGTAAAAATAAACATTTTAATATAAGTACAGGACCAAAAATTATTGACATTTATAATAATTTTGTGAATCGATGTAATACTTTAAAAGAAATTAATAATTTATGTTGTATTTTTTATACTAATCCTAGTTATGAAAATATTATCTGTGCAAATTTGATAAATATCAAAAATAAAAAATTTATTACACAATTATTAATTACTATCCAATTAATAAATCCATGGACTATAAATAATATTAGTTTAGTTATTAAAACAACTGCACAACAATTAAATAAAAAGTTTGCAGACATAACCATGACTTTACGTATATTATTAACAGGATTAAATTCTAGCCCACCTATTAATAGTATTATATATCTAATGGGAAGAAATAAAGTTATACAACATATTCAAAATGTCATAAATATTATAAATAAACAAAATAAATAAATACTATATACATATAAATTTAATACAAAATGACAATATGCAATTAATAAATATTATTATTGTAATTAGTTACGTAATCTAGGATTAATTAATTGTTTTTTAATAGAAGCAGATAATTCATCTAATGTAGAATGTTCTGTATATTCAGGTGTAGGTTCCCCTATTAATTGTATTTCCGATAAATATGTATGTATGGGATTACCTGCATCATCTTCCATAACAACATGATACCAAGGTTTATTACGTAATATTATACTATCTGACATTTCATCAATTTTAAGATTATTTAAAGAATAAATAGGATCAACATCAACTATGACACCCAAAAAACCTAATAATTTATGTCTTACTTGTTGACCAATACCAAATTTACTGGTAATCATTATTAAATAGCTCCTTAATGATAAAATTTATAGTATTATTACATTTTTAACTATGTAATAACAAAAATTGTAATATATTATAATAAAGTTTTTTAGTTTAATAAATAAATTTTTATATAAAAATTATTTTAATGGAAAATTATAATGTCAAGACCAATTGCTGCAATTATTAATACTAAAAATTTAAAAAATAACTTAAATATCATACGTAAAATTATTTATCCAACAAAAATTTGGTTTGTATTAAAAGATAATGCTTATGGTCATGGTATTACTAATATTTGTAAATTTTTAATTAATGCAGATGGTATTGCTGTGTTAACCTTAGAAGAAGCTATTTTATTACGTAACGAAAACTTTCGTAATCCAATCTTATTATTGGAAGGATTTTTTCATATTAATGATCTAAAAATAATTTATCAATATAATTTAACTATGGTCATACATAATAAATGGCAATTAAATTTATTAATGCAATATCCTCCTATTTATCCAATAGTAATATATATTAAAATTAATACTAGTATGAATAGATTAGGTTTTAATATTAATAGTGTTAATAAAATTATTAGTATAATAGAAAAACATATTCATGTTAAACAAATTGTATGTATGGCACATTTTGCTGATACTTCACAAAATACTCATGCTTTTTTATATGAAATTAAACTAATTAATCAAATTTTAAATAATAATTATTTACGATCTTTTGCTAATTCTGCAGCCATATTATGGCATCGTAATATATATTATGATTGGGTACGTTCAGGAATTCTATTATATGGCGCATCACCTACAAACTCCTGGAAAGATATTAGTAAATTTAATTTTAAACCAGTAACTACATTACGTAGTAAAATTATTGGGATACAAAAATTATATCCTGGCACAACAGTAAGTTATAATTATCAATATTATACAAACATAAAAAGACAAATAGGTATTATAGCTTGTGGTTATGGTGATGGATATCCTAAAACTATTTCTTCAGAAACAAATATTTTAATAAATGGTCAAAAAACACATATATTAGGTAATGTTACTATGGACATGATGGCTATTGATTTAATCAATATACCACATGCATCTATAGGTAGTAACGTAGAATTATGGGGTGAACATATTAAAATTGATGATGTTGCTACTTCAGCAAAAACAATTAACTATGAATTAATGTGTTCATTATCTATAAGAGTACCTAGAATATTAAAATAATATTATTATATTAAATTAAAAGATTTTATTTATATTTTTTATTTTTATACGTTGAAATAAAATAAAAAATTTATTAATTTTATGATTTACTAATGGTTGAGAAAGTTTTTTAAAACATAATGTATCTTTTAAAAAAATTTCTGTTTTATAAGATAAATTAGGCACAATAGGTTTTAAATAAATCATAATAACGCGAAACATATTAATAGCTAAAGAACAAACATTATGGGTGATATCAGGTTGATTTTTAATTATTAACCAAGGTTTATGTGTATCAATATAGCTATTAGCAATATCTGTTAGGATTATTATCATATTAATGACATGACTAAATTGTCTATTAGTGTAATAGTAATGCATGATTTTTGCTTTATTAATAAATTCTAAATAAATATCTAAATTAATATTGACAGATAAATTATTATGAAAATATGTATTAATAAAATATGCTGTACGAGAAGCAATATTAACAATTTTATTAACAATATCTGAATTAATTTTATATGTGATATTATGTAAACTAAAATCTATATCATCAATATTATTAGATATTTTAGAAGCAAAATAATAACGTAAACTATCTGCATTAACATAATTTAATAATTCTAATGCTGTAATAAATGTTTTTTTTGATTTTGACATTTTCATGCCATTTAATGTTACATGACCATGTACAAAAATTTTAGTAGGTTTACGGAAAAAACTACCTTCTAAAATAGCTGGCCAAAATAAACTATGGAAATAAATTATATCTTTACCAATGAAATGGTATAATTCTGTTTTTGTATCTGTTTTCCACCATTCGTAAAAACATATATGTTTATTGATATCACAAAAATGTTTAAAAGCACTAATATAACCAATAGGAGCATCTAACCATACATAAAAAAATTTATCGATATCATCTAATATATTAAATCCAAAATATGGTTTATCTCTGGTAATATCCCATAATTTTAAACCTACATGAAACCATTCTAATACTTTATTTTTAATATTATTATCTAATACGTCTGATGATATCCAAGATAATAACATTTTATAAAAACATGGTAAATTAAAAAAATAATGCTCAGATTGTTTAATAATAGGCACGGTATTAGAGACTATTGATATAGGATCTATTAAATGTATAGAAGTATAACTTCCACATTGTTCACAATAATCACCATACTGTTTTATAGTTTTACAATGTGGACATGTTCCTTGTACAAGTCTATCGGGTAAAAACATATTATATTGTTTGTCAAATAATTGTTTAACTGTTTTTTTTAAAATATATTTTTGCTTTTTTAAACGTTTAAAAATTAATTGTACAAAAAAATAATTTTCATTACTATGAGTAGTATGATAATGATCGTAACTAATATAGAATTTTTTAAAAATATCAATATGTTGCTGATATATTTTTTGTATCATTTTTACAGGAGTAATTTTTAGTTCTTGTGCTTTTAACATAATTGGTGTGCCATGAGCATCATCTGCACATATAAAATATACTTCATTTCCTATCATACGATTATACCGAACCCAAATATCGGCTTGTATATGTTCTAACATATGTCCAAGATGTATAGGACCATTAGCATATGGCAATGCACAAGTAACCAGCATTTTTCTAAATTTAATTTTTTTCATAAATAATATTACTCTAAGTTATCTTTTGAGATAAAAACTGTATCATAAAATGTATTATATGATGATTATTATGAGGATATAATAAATATAAAGAACATATAAAATATATATAGCAAAAAAAATTTTCTGTAAATAGTTTTTTTTTTACAATCGGTATGCGGAAACGTTGTTTTAAGGGCCATAATAGTAATACTCCTGAAGGAGTTAACATATCAGCACAAATATGACTACAATAACCAATTATAATACCTAATTTAATAGGGATACTCAAAAGAGTGATCTTAGTGGATATTATTTTAATAATAAATATTATGATATATATAGCACTAACACTATGTGTAAATCCTCTATGACAAAATATTTTAGCACATATATAAGAAACATATTTAAATTTATTTCCTATCATAGATTTAGGATGATCTATATCTGGCAATAAGCATGTTATTAAAGATATAGGTATAAAACACCACCAATCATCATGATGCATAATTTCAGAAAAAATAAAATGCTGTATTAAAATACTACTAGAAAATGTAAAAAAAATATGTCCTTTAGCTGTCATAAAATTATGTTTTTTTTAATAAACAATTTGAGCAATAATATTATTATTAATATCAATATTTTGTAATATTACTTTAACTTGATCTGTAACTTTATATAATAATTTATCATTTATAAAAACCATACCTTTTTCTGGCATAATATTAATTATATCTAATGTATTATTAATCATACTATTTTTAGGAATCAGTACATATATGCCATTTATTATTAATCTAACTCTTAATCCAATATATAAAATATCTATAATTTCTGATACAAAAATTTGTTTTTTGTTAATAATATTTTTGCAATATTTTATGCATAAAAAGTTAGTAATTTTATTTTCTACTTGTTTATGTATATATTTTTTATAATTCATATGACGAATAATTTGTTTAGACGGTTTTTCTATATTTTTTTTTTGTATAATAGCTTTAATAAGTCTATGATTAATTACATCACCAAATTTTCTTAATGGTGAAGTCCATGTAGCATATTTTTGTACACCTAATCCAAAATGTGGTCCTGGATAAATATTAAAAAATGTATGTGTTTGATATTTTCTCAAACGATTTATAATATAAGATAAATTATGTTTTTTTAGATAAGAATATATATTTTGATAGCTTTGTAATGTATTTAATTTAGATGGATGATAATCAATATGATGCGTATCTAATAACGTTCTTATTTTTTGTAATTTATTACAATTAAATCCATAATATATATTATATATACCA
This region of Enterobacteriaceae endosymbiont of Macroplea appendiculata genomic DNA includes:
- the gltX gene encoding glutamate--tRNA ligase; the protein is MKIRTRFAPSPSGYLHIGNIRTALYSWLFAKKNHGNFILRIEDTDKTKVKDHYIKNIISSLTWLNIDWDEGPYLQSKNLNKYHNIINNMIQQGTAYKCYCTKQMLNKDKEQQKKLGIKTKYNGRCRNINKTYDHIPYVVRFRTPTTGYVKFKDIIRGNIIINNIELDDFIIQRTDKTPTYNFCVVIDDLDMCITHVIRGEEHINNTPKQINIIKSLKREIPYYAHVSIITNQYGEKFSKKNHDTNILQYQKDGYLPQALLNYILKLGWSYGDQEIFSITEMKQLFCLSNLNKSPSIFSINKLNWFNKYYLNHLSKDYIVPYLNNFCKNKHFNISTGPKIIDIYNNFVNRCNTLKEINNLCCIFYTNPSYENIICANLINIKNKKFITQLLITIQLINPWTINNISLVIKTTAQQLNKKFADITMTLRILLTGLNSSPPINSIIYLMGRNKVIQHIQNVINIINKQNK
- the hspQ gene encoding heat shock protein HspQ; this encodes MITSKFGIGQQVRHKLLGFLGVIVDVDPIYSLNNLKIDEMSDSIILRNKPWYHVVMEDDAGNPIHTYLSEIQLIGEPTPEYTEHSTLDELSASIKKQLINPRLRN
- the alr gene encoding alanine racemase gives rise to the protein MSRPIAAIINTKNLKNNLNIIRKIIYPTKIWFVLKDNAYGHGITNICKFLINADGIAVLTLEEAILLRNENFRNPILLLEGFFHINDLKIIYQYNLTMVIHNKWQLNLLMQYPPIYPIVIYIKINTSMNRLGFNINSVNKIISIIEKHIHVKQIVCMAHFADTSQNTHAFLYEIKLINQILNNNYLRSFANSAAILWHRNIYYDWVRSGILLYGASPTNSWKDISKFNFKPVTTLRSKIIGIQKLYPGTTVSYNYQYYTNIKRQIGIIACGYGDGYPKTISSETNILINGQKTHILGNVTMDMMAIDLINIPHASIGSNVELWGEHIKIDDVATSAKTINYELMCSLSIRVPRILK
- the metG gene encoding methionine--tRNA ligase, with the protein product MKKIKFRKMLVTCALPYANGPIHLGHMLEHIQADIWVRYNRMIGNEVYFICADDAHGTPIMLKAQELKITPVKMIQKIYQQHIDIFKKFYISYDHYHTTHSNENYFFVQLIFKRLKKQKYILKKTVKQLFDKQYNMFLPDRLVQGTCPHCKTIKQYGDYCEQCGSYTSIHLIDPISIVSNTVPIIKQSEHYFFNLPCFYKMLLSWISSDVLDNNIKNKVLEWFHVGLKLWDITRDKPYFGFNILDDIDKFFYVWLDAPIGYISAFKHFCDINKHICFYEWWKTDTKTELYHFIGKDIIYFHSLFWPAILEGSFFRKPTKIFVHGHVTLNGMKMSKSKKTFITALELLNYVNADSLRYYFASKISNNIDDIDFSLHNITYKINSDIVNKIVNIASRTAYFINTYFHNNLSVNINLDIYLEFINKAKIMHYYYTNRQFSHVINMIIILTDIANSYIDTHKPWLIIKNQPDITHNVCSLAINMFRVIMIYLKPIVPNLSYKTEIFLKDTLCFKKLSQPLVNHKINKFFILFQRIKIKNINKIF
- a CDS encoding metal-dependent hydrolase; this translates as MTAKGHIFFTFSSSILIQHFIFSEIMHHDDWWCFIPISLITCLLPDIDHPKSMIGNKFKYVSYICAKIFCHRGFTHSVSAIYIIIFIIKIISTKITLLSIPIKLGIIIGYCSHICADMLTPSGVLLLWPLKQRFRIPIVKKKLFTENFFCYIYFICSLYLLYPHNNHHIIHFMIQFLSQKIT